The DNA sequence ATGTTCGAGGGTAGGTAGGGCACGGCGACGCGACCGCACATTTCGCCGTGGCGCATGGCGACGCGGCGAACGTTGTGGAGAGGGGGGATGTCGCGTGGGCAAGATCAGACTCGACACGTCCCTTGTCGAGCGAGCCAGGAGAGCCGCTCGCTACATAGCGGACGGCGTGGAACCCGAGATCGCCGCCAACACTACCACGACCATCGAGAGGACGGTGCTGCGTCTACTCGGGCTGAACGGCGTGGACGAGAAGGGCGTCCCGCTCCCCAACGTGATAGTGGAGCGGGCTCAGGAGGCGGGGCTGCTTGGAGATGGCATAGCGTATTGGCTAGGATCGGCGATGGTGCAGGAGGGAAGGTGCGCCTCGGAGGTCGCCAAGATGATAGCTCGCGACGAACTCCGCCTCGAGGACATTCCGCCTTCAGACGACGAGGCCGTCCGGGAGGCGGTGGAGACCGAGGCCGTGCGCACGTGCGCATACATCAGAGCTCGACGCCAAGAGCGCGAACGCCTCATAGAGGAGCTCGACACTGCGCAGCCGCCGTACATCTACGTCATCGTGGCCACGGGAAACATCTACGAGGACGCCACTCAGGCCAAGGCGGCAGCCAAGTGCGGTGCTGACATAATAGCAGTGATCCGAAGCACTGCCCAGAGCTTGCTGGATTACGTGCCGTACGGGGCGACCACCGAAGGTTACGGCGGAACGTACGCGACCCAAGCCAACTTCAGAATCATGCGCCAAGCACTAGATGAGGTGAGCAGAGAGTGCGGCAGGTACATACGCCTTGTGAACTATTGCTCAGGGCTGTGCATGCCTGAGATCGCGGCCATGGGCGCCATGGAACGCCTCGACATGATGCTGAACGACGCCATGTACGGCGTGCTCTTCCGCGACATCAACATGCGACGAACGTTCATCGACCAACGCTTCTCCCGGATGATAAACGCATACGCCGGAGTGATCATCAACACGGGCGAGGACAACTACCTCACCACCGCGGACGCGTACGAGCAAGCCCACACGGTTCTGGCGTCCCAGTTCATAAACGAAGAGCTCGCCTTGCGCTCGGGGCTCCGCCCAGAGCAGATAGGACTGGGACACGCCTTCCAGATGGACCCGGACATGACAGACGGTTTCCTTTGTGAGCTCGCCCAGGCGGAGATGACACGGGAGATCTTCCCATACGCGCCGCTCAAGTACATGCCTCCCACCAAGTACATGACGGGCAACATCTTCAAGGGTCACCTCATGGACGCCATGTTCAATTTGGCGGGGGTCGTGTCGGGGCAGACCATCCAGCTCGTCGGCGTGCTCACGGAGCACATACACACGCCGTTTCTGCAAGATAGATACTTGGCCATAGAGAACGCCAGGTACGTCATGAACAACGCGCGGAACTTAGGGAGCGAGATATGCTACCGGGCGGGCGGCAGGATGGAGGAGCGCGCTTGCGAGGTCCTTCGGAAGGCCGCGGCCATGCTCGAACATGTCGCGGAGATCGGGCTCATGTCCGCGATATCCCAGGGCATGTTCGCCGGGGTCAGGAGGGACCCGAGAGGCGGGCGAGGCCTCGACGGGGTCGTAAGCAAGAGAGACCGTTACTACAATCCATTCCCGGCGTTGCTCATGAAGGAACTCTCCTCTCCGAGTTTCGCGCCGAAGCTCTGGCGGGCCCAGGTTCGGGCTAGGCAGGAGGGGCAGGCGCAGCGCCGAGCGCCAGATGAGGCCGAGGATCGGCCGTGGGATCACGCGGAGGGTACGTCCGCGGTCCGCGAAGGACGCGGCGTGGCCGAGGGGGGGCGGTGGGGATGATGGCGCCCGGGATGAAGCTGGACCTCACCAGGATCAGGCCGTACGGCGACACAATGGACGACGGGTGGGTACAACTGAGCTTCACGCTGCCGGTCCCGTGCGGGCGCGAGGCGAGGAGGGCGGCGGAGTTGCTCTGCGAGAAGATGGGCCTCGATGATGTGCGGGTCGTGTACGACCACGACGTCGCGGACAACTTCACGTTCTTTGTGGCGTATGGCAGATGCGTGCACTCCGTTGACTTCACAGCGATAGAGGTCCCGAAGGTGAACATGAGGCACATGTCGTTCGACGAGATCAATAGGTTCATCGAGCAACGCATCCGCAGGAAAGTAGTGGTCGTAGCGGCGTGCACCGGGACCGATGCCCACACCGTCGGGATCGATGCGATCATCAACATGAAAGGGTACGCTGGGGAATACGGTTTGGAGCGGTACCCGTGGTTCGTTGCGTACAATCTGGGAAGCCAGGTGCCGAACGAATCGCTCGTGGCCAAGGCCATCGAGGTCGGCGCTGACGCCATCTTGGTCTCGCAGGTCGTGACCCAGAAGAACATCCATATCGACAACCTCACTAATCTGGCGGAGCTGGTGGAGGCGGAAGGAATTCGTGACAAGGTCCTGCTCATAATGGGGGGTCCGCGCATAACCCACGAGCTCGCAGTGGAGCTCGGGTACGACGCTGGATTCGGCCCAGGCACCCTCCCGTCGCACGTTGGCGCGTTCATAGCCCAGGAGCTGGCCAGGCGCATGGGCGAGGGATGATGAGGCCGCTTCGCGTCGCGTGCGCCCGGGATGGCCCGGCGTCGACCATAGGAGTCTCCCCTTTGGGAACGAATCGCCTGTCGACAGATGAGGGAAGGTGGCGGAGTGACAATGGCAGTGCGACTGGACGAAGCGCTGATCAGAGTGAGAATCAGTCAGAGCGACAGCCACTACGGTGGGGGCGTAGTGGACGGCGGGCGCCTCATGCAGCTCTTGGGCGATGTCGCGACAGAGCTCCTCATCAGGCACGACGGAGACGAGGGGCTGTTCAGGGCATACGACAACGTCGAGTTCCTCGTGCCGGTGTACGCCGGAGATTTCCTCGAGGCCAGGGGGCGCATCACCGCAGTGGGCAACACCTCGCGCAGGATGGAGTTCACTATCCACAAGGTCATCGCATCCATAGCTCAGGATTCATCGTCCGCCGAGGTGCTCCCGGAACCCGTGCTCGTGCTCCGGGCGAGCGGAACGTGCGTAGTGCCGAAAGACAGGCAACGCAGGAGGGGCGAGCATGGCCACTCTGGGTAAGCTCATAATCACGGCGGCCTTGACCGGAGCGGAGACCACAAGGGCCGACAATCCGAACCTCCCGCTGACGCCGGAGGAGATAGCGCGGGCCGCAGCGGAGGCGGCCGAGGCTGGGGCGTCCATCATCCATCTCCACGTGCGCGACGCCGAAGGGAAGCCCACACAAGACGTGGACGTGTTCAGGAAGACCACTTCCCTCATACGCAAGAGTTGCGATTGCATCGTCCAGTTCTCGACAGGCGGCGCGGTGGGGACTCCGCCCGAGGAAAGGTTGCGCCCGTTGGACCTCGTCCCGGAAATGGCGACGCTGACGTGTGGCACGGTGAACTTCGGCGACGCCGTGTTCGAGAACCCGCCGAGGCTCATTGAGGCACTGGCAAGGAAGATGGCCGAGCTGGGCGTGAAACCAGAGCTCGAGATATTCGACGTCGGAATGGTCGCAACCGCTATGAACCTGGCCAAACGAGGGCTGGTCGGAGAGCCCATGTACTTCGACTTTGTCATGGGGGTGCCCGGAGGCATCCCGGGAACTATCGACAACCTGATGCACTTGGTCCGACAGATCCCCGCCGGGTCTCTGTGGCAAGTTGCGGGGGTGGGAAGAGCAGAGCTTCCCCTAGCCGTTGTCGCGGTAGTGGCCGGCGGCCACGTAAGAGTGGGGTTCGAAGACAACGTGTATTACTCCAAGGGCGTGCTTGCTCGCAGCAACGCTGAGCTGGTGGCTCGCGTGGCGCGTATTGCGCGAGAAGTCGGAAGGGACGTGGCAAGCCCTGCTGAGGCCCGGCAGATGCTGGGTATAGCCCCCGTGCCGGGCTGACGGGCTGACCGCCAACTCCCACGCGATAGGCGTGTCTTGGAGCCGGCTGTTCTGCGCGCTGCAGGCACCGCCAAGGTAGTGGCTCCACCGGATGGGGCAAAGACAAGTCAAGGGGGTCAGCATGGGACGGCCGCGAGGGAGGGGTCATGGATGAACAAGGTGAAATCCATTGCCGACGCGGTGGGCCTCTTGCACGACGGCATGACCGTCATGCTACCGGGATTCTTGGGTGTGGGGACCCCTAAGGCGCTCGTCGAAGCGGTGTGCGAAAGGGGCGTGAGGGCTCTTACGGTCATTTGCAACGACGGCGCCTTTCCGGACGTGGGGCTTGGCAAGCTCGTGAAGCGGGGCCTTGTGCGGAAGCTCATCGGGACGCACACTGGCACCAATCCGGAGCTTGCCAGGCTTGTTGCGGAGAAGGGAATCGATCTCGAGCTGTATCCCCAAGGCACGCTGGTTGAGAAGATCCGGGCGGGGGGCGCGGGGCTCGGGGGAATCCTCACGCCCACCGGGGTGGGGACTGCGGTCGAGGAGGGCAAGTCCCTCATTGAGATAGGCGGGAGGGCTTACCTCCTGGAGCTACCGCTTCGCGCGGACGTCGCGTTGTTGTACGCTCACATTGGAGACAGGGCAGGAAATCTGGTCTACCGAAGGGCGGCCCGTAACTTCAACCCCATAATGGCTAGCGCCGCCGATCTAGTGATAGCCGAGGTCGCCAACTTGGTCGAGGTGGGAGAGATAGACCCGGACAGGGTGATGACGCCCGGGATCTTCGTGGACGTCGTCGTGAGGGGGGTCGAGTGATGGGCGCGGATGCCAGTCGCGAATTGATAGCGAGGCGGGTCGCGCGCGAGCTCAGGGGCGGCGAGGTGGTGAACCTCGGCATCGGCACACCTACGCTGGTGGCAAACTACATTACGCCGGAGATGGACATCACCCTGCATTCCGAGAACGGTTTCGTCGGCCTTGGGCCTGCCCCTCCTTCCGGACAGGAGATCCCCGACTTAGTGAACGCGGGCGGGCAGCCCGTCACGGTCGTCCCGGGAGCTTGCTTCTTCGATACGGCGATGTCCTTCGCGATAATACGAGGCGGACACGTTGACGTGACAGTCCTTGGAGCGCTCGAGGTCGACGAGGAGGGAAGCCTGGCCAACTGGTGGATACCGGGGAAGGGTGGGCCCGGGATGGGCGGCGGGATGGATCTCGTAGTGGGGGCCAAACGGGTCATCGTGGCGATGGAGCATACTAGGAGGGACGGCGCTCCCAAGATCGTGCGCCGGTGCACGATGCCTGTCACTGCGAAGGGCGAGGTCAACCTGATCGTCACGGACATGGCCGTCATCGAGGTCACCAAGGAGGGCCTGGTCCTCAGAGAGGTGGCACCCGGCGTGTCCACTTCTGACGTGCTGGCGAAGACCGAAGCGCGCCTCATAGTGCCTGACGATGTCCGAGAGATGAGCATCTA is a window from the Bacillota bacterium genome containing:
- a CDS encoding lysine 5,6-aminomutase subunit alpha gives rise to the protein MGKIRLDTSLVERARRAARYIADGVEPEIAANTTTTIERTVLRLLGLNGVDEKGVPLPNVIVERAQEAGLLGDGIAYWLGSAMVQEGRCASEVAKMIARDELRLEDIPPSDDEAVREAVETEAVRTCAYIRARRQERERLIEELDTAQPPYIYVIVATGNIYEDATQAKAAAKCGADIIAVIRSTAQSLLDYVPYGATTEGYGGTYATQANFRIMRQALDEVSRECGRYIRLVNYCSGLCMPEIAAMGAMERLDMMLNDAMYGVLFRDINMRRTFIDQRFSRMINAYAGVIINTGEDNYLTTADAYEQAHTVLASQFINEELALRSGLRPEQIGLGHAFQMDPDMTDGFLCELAQAEMTREIFPYAPLKYMPPTKYMTGNIFKGHLMDAMFNLAGVVSGQTIQLVGVLTEHIHTPFLQDRYLAIENARYVMNNARNLGSEICYRAGGRMEERACEVLRKAAAMLEHVAEIGLMSAISQGMFAGVRRDPRGGRGLDGVVSKRDRYYNPFPALLMKELSSPSFAPKLWRAQVRARQEGQAQRRAPDEAEDRPWDHAEGTSAVREGRGVAEGGRWG
- a CDS encoding cobalamin-dependent protein (Presence of a B(12) (cobalamin)-binding domain implies dependence on cobalamin itself, in one of its several forms, or in some unusual lineages, dependence on a cobalamin-like analog.) → MMAPGMKLDLTRIRPYGDTMDDGWVQLSFTLPVPCGREARRAAELLCEKMGLDDVRVVYDHDVADNFTFFVAYGRCVHSVDFTAIEVPKVNMRHMSFDEINRFIEQRIRRKVVVVAACTGTDAHTVGIDAIINMKGYAGEYGLERYPWFVAYNLGSQVPNESLVAKAIEVGADAILVSQVVTQKNIHIDNLTNLAELVEAEGIRDKVLLIMGGPRITHELAVELGYDAGFGPGTLPSHVGAFIAQELARRMGEG
- a CDS encoding 3-aminobutyryl-CoA ammonia lyase; the protein is MAVRLDEALIRVRISQSDSHYGGGVVDGGRLMQLLGDVATELLIRHDGDEGLFRAYDNVEFLVPVYAGDFLEARGRITAVGNTSRRMEFTIHKVIASIAQDSSSAEVLPEPVLVLRASGTCVVPKDRQRRRGEHGHSG
- a CDS encoding 3-keto-5-aminohexanoate cleavage protein, whose amino-acid sequence is MGKLIITAALTGAETTRADNPNLPLTPEEIARAAAEAAEAGASIIHLHVRDAEGKPTQDVDVFRKTTSLIRKSCDCIVQFSTGGAVGTPPEERLRPLDLVPEMATLTCGTVNFGDAVFENPPRLIEALARKMAELGVKPELEIFDVGMVATAMNLAKRGLVGEPMYFDFVMGVPGGIPGTIDNLMHLVRQIPAGSLWQVAGVGRAELPLAVVAVVAGGHVRVGFEDNVYYSKGVLARSNAELVARVARIAREVGRDVASPAEARQMLGIAPVPG
- a CDS encoding 3-oxoacid CoA-transferase subunit A translates to MNKVKSIADAVGLLHDGMTVMLPGFLGVGTPKALVEAVCERGVRALTVICNDGAFPDVGLGKLVKRGLVRKLIGTHTGTNPELARLVAEKGIDLELYPQGTLVEKIRAGGAGLGGILTPTGVGTAVEEGKSLIEIGGRAYLLELPLRADVALLYAHIGDRAGNLVYRRAARNFNPIMASAADLVIAEVANLVEVGEIDPDRVMTPGIFVDVVVRGVE
- a CDS encoding 3-oxoacid CoA-transferase subunit B, with the protein product MGADASRELIARRVARELRGGEVVNLGIGTPTLVANYITPEMDITLHSENGFVGLGPAPPSGQEIPDLVNAGGQPVTVVPGACFFDTAMSFAIIRGGHVDVTVLGALEVDEEGSLANWWIPGKGGPGMGGGMDLVVGAKRVIVAMEHTRRDGAPKIVRRCTMPVTAKGEVNLIVTDMAVIEVTKEGLVLREVAPGVSTSDVLAKTEARLIVPDDVREMSI